One Setaria italica strain Yugu1 chromosome I, Setaria_italica_v2.0, whole genome shotgun sequence DNA window includes the following coding sequences:
- the LOC101778430 gene encoding LOW QUALITY PROTEIN: guanylate-binding protein 3-like (The sequence of the model RefSeq protein was modified relative to this genomic sequence to represent the inferred CDS: inserted 1 base in 1 codon): MMQMLGLRGSASKDRGRGGDASPSSSSAAAGGAGTPRSPWTPASASSPRSPFAAEAGGEGGGGRPLRLVYCDERGRFRMDPEALAALQLVKGPVGVVSVCGRARQGKSFILNQLLGRSSGFLVASTHRPCTKGLWMWSAPIKRTALDGTEYSLLLLDSEGIDAYDQTGTYSIQIFSLAVLLSSMFIYNQMGGIDEAALDRLSLVTEMTKHIRVRANGGRSTASELGQFSPIFIWLLRDFYLDLVENDRKITPRDYLEIALRPLEGRGKDISSKNEIRESIRSLFPDRECFTLVRPLNNENELQRLDQIPLEKLRTEFQAGLDELTRFIFERTRPKQVAGTIMTGPVLAGVTQSFLDALNNGAVPTISSSWQSVEEAECRRAYDSAAEIYMSSFGHSRLAEEDALRDAHEAALRKALDAYNAAAVGTGISRAHYEKVLNNFCRKAFQDYKKNAFLEADKQCSNAIQNMEKKIRAACTAPGVKVSAVIQVLEASLAEYETSCTAPAKWRMLAAFLRQCLEGPILDLCLKLINEAESEKTSFALRCRSNEDQLELLKKQLEANEAHKSEYLKRYETAISEKQRTSSDLSGHLANLRTKCSTLEERCVSISKELDHVRHECTDWRAKYEQSSSQQNAEQDRYVAQLASLETRYSSAEGKLGAAREQAASAQEEAVEWKKKYETASLQAKTALERLASVQEQINKIAQEREGAIRAEFATHLEEKEEEIRKLVAKIRQAESEESVLTERLQVAESKTQGHNKETAGLKDEIKELMSKLEFLRDRAVSYEKQARMLEQEKKHLEEKFVSECKKYDEAEQRYKSAERDAKKATELADVARAEXIASQKEKDEAQRLSMEKVAVIERIQRQVDRLEQEKVNLLGEVQRMRNSESDAWSKVTLLESRVAEREKEMDDLLSRSNEQRSSTVHVLESLLATERAARAEANKRAEALSLQLQSTQGKLDILHQELTSIRLVETALDSKLRTTTRGKRLRDNEIGADSVQDMDIDPPERSRKRTKSNTSPLKALYEDGGSVHMGEDSVTVSTDTKGGNPDGYKKFTIAKLKEELTKHGFGAQLLELKNPTKKDILALYKKHVLCE, from the exons ATGATGCAGATGCTgggcctccgcggctccgcgtCCAAGGACCGGGGCCGCGGGGGCGACGCGTCcccgtcctcgtcgtcggcggcggcggggggcgcggGGACCCCGCGCTCGCCGTGGACCCCGGCGTCGGCCTCATCGCCGCGCTCGCCGTTCGCGGCCGAGGCGGGGGGCGAGGGAGGGGGCGGGCGGCCGCTGCGGCTGGTGTACTGCGACGAGCGCGGCCGGTTCCGGATGGACCCGGAGGCCTTGGCCGCGCTGCAGCTCGTCAAGGGACCCGTCGGGGTCGTCTCCGTCTGCGGCCGCGCGCGACAGGGGAAGAGCTTCATCCTTAACCAG CTTCTAGGAAGGAGCAGCGGATTTCTTGTAGCAAGTACCCATCGGCCCTGCACCAAGGGCCTTTGGATGTGGAGTGCCCCAATAAAGAGAACTGCCCTTGATGGAACTGAATACAGTCTTTTGCTACTTGACAGTGAGGGCATTGATGCGTATGATCAGACG GGCACCTACAGCATTCAGATTTTTTCCTTGGCGGTCCTACTATCGAGCATGTTCATATATAATCAG ATGGGTGGTATAGATGAGGCAGCCCTTGATCGCCTTTCACTTGTTACTGAAATGACCAAGCATATCCGCGTGAGGGCTAATGGTGGGAGGTCTACTGCATCTGAGCTCGGGCAATTTTCACCTATTTTCATCTGGCTACTGAGG GATTTTTATCTAGATTTGGTGGAGAATGATAGAAAGATAACTCCACGAGATTACCTGGAAATTGCACTGAGGCCTCTTGAAGGCAGAGGAAAGGACATATCTTCAAAGAATGAG ATCCGTGAATCCATCCGTTCTCTCTTTCCTGATAGAGAATGTTTCACATTGGTGCGCCCATTGAACAATGAAAATGAACTCCAGCGTCTTGATCAAATTCCT CTAGAGAAATTACGGACTGAATTTCAAGCTGGACTGGACGAATTAACAAGGTTTATTTTTGAGAGGACAAGGCCTAAGCAAGTTGCTGGTACAATCATGACGGGACCAGTACTAGCTGGCGTTACACAGTCCTTCCTGGATGCACTAAATAATGGAGCTGTGCCTACCATATCATCCTCTTGGCAG AGCGTAGAAGAAGCAGAATGCCGCAGAGCATATGATTCTGCTGCGGAGATCTACATGTCATCTTTCGGCCACAGCAGATTAGCTGAAGAA GATGCTTTAAGGGATGCACATGAAGCTGCTTTAAGAAAGGCACTTGATGCATACAACGCTGCTGCTGTTGGGACTGGTATTTCACGTGCTCACTATGAGAAAGTTCTTAACAACTTCTGCAGAAAGGCATTTCAG GATTACAAAAAGAATGCTTTCTTAGAGGCTGACAAGCAGTGCTCAAACGCTATACAAAACATGGAAAAGAAGATCCGAGCGGCATGCACTGCTCCTGGAGTCAAAGTTTCTGCTGTGATTCAG GTCCTGGAAGCTTCACTTGCTGAGTATGAAACTTCTTGTACTGCCCCAGCCAAATGGAGAATGCTTGCAGCTTTTTTAAGACAATG TTTGGAAGGGCCTATATTGGACCTCTGTTTGAAGTTAATAAATGAAGCTGAATCAGAGAAGACTTCTTTTGCTCTAAGATGTCGGTCAAATGAAGACCAACTGGAACTTTTAAAGAAGCAACTTGAAGCTAATGAGGCACACAAATCTGAATATCTTAAGCGCTATGAAACTGCGATAAGTGAAAAACAGAGAACATCTTCTGATCTTAGTGGACATCTTGCTAACTTGAGGACCAAGTGTAGCACATTAGAAGAACGCTGTGTAAGCATATCTAAAGAACTCGATCATGTCCGACATGAATGCACTGATTGGAGGGCAAAGTATGAGCAATCTTCTTCTCAGCAGAACGCTGAGCAAGATAGATATGTCGCTCAGTTGGCATCTCTTGAGACTAGATACAGCTCCGCAGAGGGAAAGTTGGGAGCAGCTCGTGAACAAGCAGCATCTGCTCAAGAGGAGGCTGTGGAATGGAAGAAGAAATATGAAACTGCTTCTCTGCAGGCTAAAACTGCATTGGAGAGATTAGCATCAGTGCAAGAACAAATTAACAAGATTGCACAAGAAAGAGAAGGTGCTATAAGGGCAGAATTTGCCACACATTTGGAAGAAAAG GAAGAGGAAATAAGGAAGTTAGTTGCAAAGATTAGACAAGCGGAGAGTGAAGAAAGTGTGTTGACTGAGCGTTTGCAG GTTGCAGAATCAAAAACACAGGGCCATAACAAGGAAACTGCAGGCTTGAAGGATGAAATCAAAGAACTAATGAGCAAATTAGAATTCCTTAGAGATAGAGCAGTATCATATGAAAAGCAAGCTAGAATGCTTGAACAAGAAAAAAAGCATCTTGAGGAGAAGTTTGTATCTGAATGTAAGAAATATGACGAGGCAGAACAAAGATACAAGTCTGCAGAAAGGGATGCAAAGAAAGCTACCGAGTTGGCTGATGTTGCTCGAGCAG CTATTGCATCCCAGAAAGAGAAGGATGAGGCACAACGGTTATCGATGGAAAAGGTAGCAGTTATTGAGAGAATTCAGAGACAGGTTGACAGACTAGAGCAGGAAAAAGTTAATCTACTAGGTGAAGTTCAGAGGATGCGTAATTCTGAATCTGATGCCTGGTCCAAGGTTACTTTGCTTGAGAGTAGGGTTGCTGAGAGGGAGAAAGAAATGGATGATTTACTGAGCCGTAGCAATGAACAAAGGTCCAGTACTGTCCATGTCCTTGAGAGTCTGTTGGCAACAGAACGTGCAGCTAGAGCTGAAGCCAATAAGCGTGCAGAGGCGTTATCTCTGCAGCTACAATCCACCCAAGGCAAACTTGATATACTCCATCAGGAGCTGACATCTATCCGTCTTGTTGAAACTGCGCTTGATAGCAAGCTCCGGACAACTACTCGTGGCAAAAGGCTGCGAGATAATGAAATAGGCGCGGACTCTGTTCAAGATATGGACATTGATCCTCCGGAGAGGAGCAGAAAAAGAACCAAAAGCAACACAAGCCCGTTAAAGGCTCTCTATGAGGATGGTGGTTCTGTTCATATGGGAGAAGACAGCGTCACAGTTAGTACGGATACGAAGGGTGGCAATCCAGATGGTTACAAAAAGTTCACCATTGCAAAACTGAAAGAGGAGCTAACCAAGCATGGGTTTGGTGCCCAGTTGCTAGAGCTAAAGAATCCTACCAAGAAGGATATACTCGCACTCTATAAGAAGCATGTTTTGTGCGAGTAA